DNA from Chlamydiota bacterium:
TTTGTGGAAGCCACACCAATTTCAGGACCACAACGCAACAGCAGCACTTCATCTACTTTTCGCGTTAATTGAGAGCCTTGCACATTGCAAATAGCCAAAATTTTACCCTGTTGCTTTTTGACAAGCTCACAGGCGGCGAGTAAATCTGCTGTCTCTCCAGATTGTGAAATGGCAATCGTGAGTGTTTTTTTACCAAGTTCTCGATTTTGATAACGAAACTCAGACGCTAATTCCACTTCCACCTCTTTTCCCGTTGTCTGGAACAGATACTTTCCCACTAAAGAGGCAAAGAAAGACGACCCACAACCTAAAAATAAAAACTTATCAAAAGAAGCAAGATCGATATGCTCCAAAAAGGGCAAAACTCGCTTATTTTTAAAATCGATTCTTTCTGAAAAAGTATATTTGAGAGATTGAGGCTGTTCAAAGATCTCCTTGAGCATAAAATGCTCAAAGCCTTCTTTGGAAAGCTCAATCGTCGGTAAATCAAAAGATTTGAAGACTTTTTGCACTTCTTTTAAATTTTGGTCATAAAAATAGAGCTCTTTGACACTCAATTTAGCAATCTGTCCATCATCTAAAAAGGTCACTTTTTCAATGGAAGTATCAAAAGCATGTGGATCAGATGCAATACACACTCTATTTTTCCCAAGGCCAACAGCCAACGTCGTTTCATGACAAAAGGCAAAGAGGGTTTCTGGATGATCTTTGGAAATCAAAACTATCGCAAACGCCCCTTTTAGCTGTTTTATTGCTTCGCAAATAGCTTCCAAAAGATCTTCTTCATTCAATGTATCGATCAAATGTACCACGCATTCTGTATCTGTTTGACTTTGGAAAATCTGCGTTAAATCTTGCTTAATCTCATGGTGATTTTCAATAATTCCATTATGAACAAGAGCTAAGGTTTGATTTGTATCTAGGTGAGGATGTGCGTTTTCTTTGGTGACTTTTCCGTGCGTCGCCCAACGTGTATGTGCGACGGCACATTTGGACATAGGAATGGTAGAAAACTGATCTTCAAGGACTTGGATTTTACCAACCGCTTTTTTGCTATGCAATTGATCTGCCAAATACGCAATGCCTGCTGAATCATATCCCCTATATTCTAGCTTCTTAAGCCCTGTTAATGAGTGGGCTACAGCATCAAATCCAATGTAGGCAAAAATTCCGCACATATTCTTTAGACCTTTTTTCAAAACTACTAAACTTAGTGCTAAAGTGCAACCAAAAGATCAAAACCACTATTGTAAGTCACTAAATACAAATCACTTAAAAAGTACCAAATCTTTAAAAATTCTTAAACTCCATGTGATATAATAGGTTATAGAAAAAGAAGAAAAATAAATGCCTATTTAATAAGGTAAAAAAAGAGGTAAAAAATGACATCATCTTCATCAGATCCAGGAAGAATTTCTCCTCATGGAGCATCACGATCTTATAGACCATTAGAACGAGAGCAGGCTGAAGAAGAGCTTTCAAGTTCATCGGAATATGAGGTCTTTGCATCCAGAACAGCTATTTCACAAGAACCTCCTTTAACACCTAGAGCTTTTTCAGCTCATGTTGAGGGGGATAGTTCTTCTCTTACAACACCTCATTCAAGAGAACCTGTTGAACCTTTTCATCTAGGAGTACGTGAAAAAGAAACAAGTCCTTTTTATCGCTTTCAAGCCGATGATGGAACTTGGCATGTGCTATCTATCCGTATGAAAACAAAAAACGGCACGTTTCTTGTTCCTCAAACCAAAGAACAATGGGAAAAAGCAGCTCAGAAAATGATGGGGCTAAAAGATAAACACTCAGAGCTAGATTTTAAAAGGGGTTTAACTGTCGATTTTACACATCAAAGTTTCATCTTTACAGATGCAAATCAACGACAGCAGGCATTTGTTTATTCTAGACATCCTAATTTAAAAAGTTACATTAGCACAATGCAATCAGAAATTGGAGCAAATATGGGCATAACAATCAAAGAAAAAGATAGCGTCCGTAGTCTAAAAAAACGTGGTATTAAAGTGTATAATGAAGTCTCTAGGCTAGAAAAAATAGCAGGAAGCGCATCAAAAACTATAAGTTGGGCAGGAAATTTATT
Protein-coding regions in this window:
- the glmS gene encoding Glutamine--fructose-6-phosphate aminotransferase [isomerizing], with the translated sequence MCGIFAYIGFDAVAHSLTGLKKLEYRGYDSAGIAYLADQLHSKKAVGKIQVLEDQFSTIPMSKCAVAHTRWATHGKVTKENAHPHLDTNQTLALVHNGIIENHHEIKQDLTQIFQSQTDTECVVHLIDTLNEEDLLEAICEAIKQLKGAFAIVLISKDHPETLFAFCHETTLAVGLGKNRVCIASDPHAFDTSIEKVTFLDDGQIAKLSVKELYFYDQNLKEVQKVFKSFDLPTIELSKEGFEHFMLKEIFEQPQSLKYTFSERIDFKNKRVLPFLEHIDLASFDKFLFLGCGSSFFASLVGKYLFQTTGKEVEVELASEFRYQNRELGKKTLTIAISQSGETADLLAACELVKKQQGKILAICNVQGSQLTRKVDEVLLLRCGPEIGVASTKAFLSMLGAILLLSLQLKPDSKLIEELQHLPLLLESILDRQDEIAQLAKQFVQYDRFFYLGRHLTYPMALEGALKLKEIAYVFTEALAAGEMKHGPIALIDDRIPTIAYLCNQHTFLKMRSNLMEIKARGGKILAITEKNIGDLDECIDAIFTLPKCDDRIAIFLATLFSQLFAYSFAKEKHCEIDKPRNLAKSVTVE